ATTATTTTTACCATAGGCAATAGCGGGAGCTGCGGACGGTACATTCATTGCTTTTGTAGAAACAAATTCTGCAATACCTTCGTAAATAACATAAGAAAGAAGATTGTCTACAAATGGCTTTTGTTGTGTATGAACATATTCATGTACATTTAATAATACCAAATCATTAATAGGCTCGCTATCAAAATATACACGTCTTGCGTTGCGTAGGTTTTTAGGAAATTCGTCTGTAACTGTATTTTTATCCGTCATGGCTAACTCACTTCCAATCAAAACACTTTTATCTTTTATTGTCCCATTTGTACGTAATGCTCCAATTGTAAAGTAAATATTAGCGGGTTTCAATTCAGGATAAATCAATCGAAGTTTTTTAATTCCTTTATTCAAATCTTTTGATATATTTTTAGATTTTAATGTGTTTTTTCGAACCGAATTCCAGAATTTAGGATAAGAATTAATTGCATTGATATAATCTTTTTCGGTATAATTTCTTGTTTCTCTAATTAATTTTAAACCTTCCGTACCTTTTGATAAATACTCATCATTCAAATATTTATATTGCAATACAGAATCTTTAGTTTGAGCTATTTTATCATATGCTATCCAAAAATTATCGACATCTGATGTGAAAACTTTTTGAGCATTTACAGAAAAGGAAAAGAAGAAATAAGCTGTAACAGATGAAAGTATAAAGTTTTTCATAAATAGTAATAAAAGTAATAAGTTACTAAGATAATTTATTTTCATTTGTAAACATTTAATTTTTAAATGTTTATTATAATTAAATTTTGTAAAAAACTGTTTATCTTTTTCCTATGAAAGAGGTTTTTCTACATTATATTTGGAATTCGAAGCAATTTTTATATCAAAATTTGCAAACTTTTCATGGTGATTTTATTGAAATTATCAAGGTTGGAAAACTGAATCATCATGCAGGACCAGATTTTTTGGAAGCAGAAATTATTATTGGTGATAAAGTATGGATTGGTAGTGTAGAAATGCATGTAAACTCGTCGGATTGGCTGACGCACCAACATTCAGATGATTTAGCGTACCAAAATGTGATTCTACATGTGGTTTGGAACCATGATTGTGAAGTGGATATTTTACGCCAACGAAATGTACAAACCTTGATTTTACAAGATTTTGTAAAACCTGAAATTGTTTTTAATTATCAAAATATTATTCATTCTAAATTGGATAAA
This portion of the Empedobacter stercoris genome encodes:
- a CDS encoding gliding motility protein GldB-related protein; amino-acid sequence: MKINYLSNLLLLLLFMKNFILSSVTAYFFFSFSVNAQKVFTSDVDNFWIAYDKIAQTKDSVLQYKYLNDEYLSKGTEGLKLIRETRNYTEKDYINAINSYPKFWNSVRKNTLKSKNISKDLNKGIKKLRLIYPELKPANIYFTIGALRTNGTIKDKSVLIGSELAMTDKNTVTDEFPKNLRNARRVYFDSEPINDLVLLNVHEYVHTQQKPFVDNLLSYVIYEGIAEFVSTKAMNVPSAAPAIAYGKNNNEKVRARFEQEMFYMNNLYKWLWGDSPNEFGVRDLGYYIGYQIAENYYNQAENKKYAIKELIELDYANKTVIEDYVTKSNYFSKSLEELQKDFESKRPTVLEIKQFNNYSKNVDPKTKEITINFSEPLNGFNTGVDYGELGEVAFPKSDFKKRYWSNDNKSWTIQVELEPNKKYQILISSNFRNMNNYPLKNYLIEFETSN